The genomic DNA CAGCGACCATTCAAACCGCGATTGATTCGGTTCGCAAAGGTGGGCATGTCACGCTCGTCGGAAATTTGAGTCCCAATGTCGAAATCCCACTACAGAAAGTCGTGTCCCGCGAGTTGACTCTCTACGGCTCCTGCGCGTCCCGCGGCGAATACCCGGAATGTATCGACCTCATGAATAGTGGAGCCATTCAGGTCGAACCATTGATTTCTCTTAAAGCCCCTCTGGCGGACGGTCCGGAACTGTTCGAAAAACTCTACAGTGGCAAATCTGGCCTGATGAAAGTCATCCTGCAGCCGAATCAGTAAGACCGGCTCATCGGTATTATTCCCTGCTATAAAGTCAGGAGATGTAGAATTAATACAAGCACGAAGCGCAAGCGAGTGAGTTAATGATACGTGTCGACTCACACACTCGCTTGCGCTTCGTGCTTGTATTTTATGAAAATTAAGTTCGATTCAACATTGTATCAATTCAGCGTTGAACTCCCGCTCATACTCAACATGCATCAAGTATAACCCGTTAGCCGGCGCAGTCGGCCCGGCTTGTTTTCGATCCATCGCCTCCAGTACTCGGCGGGCTTCATCTGGTACCCAGGAGCCCATCCCAATTTTCAAAAGGGTTCCTGTAATCGTGCGGACCATATTGTAAAGAAAACCATCGGCAACAATATCCAGGTAAACAAAGGGAGCGTTCTGGGAATCGGTGGATTGGAATTCCGCCTTAGAATTCCACATTTCCCAGTGATGAGATCTTGAAACGCGACAATATTTGACGGTGCGAACACTGGTCGCTTTGTTCGGATAATTTGATTCAAAAGACCGAAAATCATGTTTGCCGACCAAATACTGCGCGGCTTCGTTCATAATGTCTGCATTTAGATCTTCGGCAATGCGTGTCACATAATGTCGCAAGTGTGGACGTGCGATCCGACTGTTAAAAATCAGATAGCGATAATGCTTCCACTTGGCGTGATGTCCTGCATGAAAGTCGTAAGGAACTTCAGTCACATCCCGGATCGCAATTTCTTCCGGCAGCTTGGACTGAATCGCTGGTCGCATCCGTTCACAGGGGATTTTCGATGGCGTCCGAAAACTGGCCACCTGACCCAGTGCATGCACTCCCGTATCCGTTCGCCCTGCTCCTGCCAGCCGAGAATGTTCCTGAGTGATCGCCAGAATCGCTTCTTCGATATGCTGCTGAACGGTCGGGCGATCGGGTTGAACCTGCCAGCCATAAAACGGTTGACCATCATAGGCGATCAGCAGCTTCAAATTACGAACGCTCATCAATCCGCTTTTTCCAAATGGCGACCTGCTCAGCCACTCTTCCGGGGCCACCGGATCCTTCACTCACAAAGGCTTTGATGGCATTGCGAACGCCAAGAATCTCGTAAACATCCTCTTCAATACTGGAGCAGGCGGCCTGAAACTTTTCCAGGGACAACTCGGCCAGCCGTACGTTTTCCTTTTCGCACAAGGAGACCAGTGAACCGACAGTTTCGTGGCCAGTTCGCATTGGGACTCCTTTTTTGATGAGGTATTCCATCAAAGTCGTTGCATCCAGAAAACCTTCTTCCAGACGGGAATTGATGCGATCGACATTCAATTCAGCCGATTCCACAATTGCGGCGGCCAGTTCCAGACAGGCGGTGACGGTATCATTAGCATCGAAGACTGGAATTTTGTCTTCCTGCAAATCGCGGTTATAGGCCAGAGGCAGGCTTTTTGTCAGAGTCAACAGGTGTTGATTTGCCGCAATCACACGAGCCGATTTCCCACGAATAAGTTCCAGCACATCCGGATTCCGTTTTTGCGGCATGATCGACGAGCCGGTTGTGAACGCATCGGGAATAGAGATGAAGTTGAATTCGGTTGTGAACCACAAAATCCACTCTTCTGCCCAACTGCTTAAATGCACGGCTATGATCGCCAGGTCGGAGACGAACTCCATCAGAAAATCCCGGTCACTTGAAATGTCGAGACTATTGGCAGAAACCGCTTCAAATCCAAGCAGTTCCGCAGTCCGTTGACGATTGATCGGCAAGGATGTTCCGGCCAAGGCAGCTGCTCCAAGAGGACAACTGTTCGTGCGACGTCGGCAATCGACAAGCCGCTGGCGGTCACGCTCAAACTTTTCACACCAGGCCAGCCAGTAATGATTGGCCATCACGGGCTGTGCACGTTGCAGATGCGTAAAAGCAGGCAACACTACTTCGGCATCCCGTTCACAGCGATCCACAAAGGCTTCCTGTAAATCTTCAAGCAGGTCGATCAATTGGTCAATCGAGTGCCGAAGAAAGAGTTTGACATCCGTCGAAACCTGATCGTTGCGACTGCGTCCCGTGTGCAGCTTGCGACCAGTGTCTCCCGTGCGGTTCGTCAACTCCCGCTCGATATGCATGTGAATATCTTCGAGTTCAATGCGATATTCAAACTGACCAGCCGCGATTTCCTGACCGATCTCATCAAGCGTAGTGCAGATCGTCTCCCGTTCGTCTGCAGTGATCAGGCCGACTTCCGAAAGCATTGTTGCATGAGCTTTTGAGCCCTGAATATCAAAAGGGGCCAGCCTGGCATCGAAACTGATTGACTCGGTGAACCGCTCCACACGCTGATCCGTCGCCTGTGAAAACCGTCCACCCCAAGCTTTTTCTGCCACAACGCTGTCCTTTTAAGATGTTATGATGCTGTCGTACTAAAAATAATAAGATCTTCGACATTGGGTGGCACGTCCCTGAGCAACGCGAAGGGCGTGGGGTACGGTATTCATCACGCCCCTCTCTTCGGTCTGGAACGTGCCATTCATTAATGCCTTAGATTTGAAAATCATTCAGTGGGGCTTCCCGTCGTTCCCCTTTGTCGAATCGATCAAAAGTCCAATTGACGATCACGCCCCACAATATGGGAATCGTCAGGCAGGCCAGGATGTAAAGGAACTGTTGCATGAGTGGTTCGCTTTGTTTAATTCCAGCTGCTGTATTTCAATTCAAGAGGGTGGCACT from Rubinisphaera italica includes the following:
- the argH gene encoding argininosuccinate lyase, which translates into the protein MAEKAWGGRFSQATDQRVERFTESISFDARLAPFDIQGSKAHATMLSEVGLITADERETICTTLDEIGQEIAAGQFEYRIELEDIHMHIERELTNRTGDTGRKLHTGRSRNDQVSTDVKLFLRHSIDQLIDLLEDLQEAFVDRCERDAEVVLPAFTHLQRAQPVMANHYWLAWCEKFERDRQRLVDCRRRTNSCPLGAAALAGTSLPINRQRTAELLGFEAVSANSLDISSDRDFLMEFVSDLAIIAVHLSSWAEEWILWFTTEFNFISIPDAFTTGSSIMPQKRNPDVLELIRGKSARVIAANQHLLTLTKSLPLAYNRDLQEDKIPVFDANDTVTACLELAAAIVESAELNVDRINSRLEEGFLDATTLMEYLIKKGVPMRTGHETVGSLVSLCEKENVRLAELSLEKFQAACSSIEEDVYEILGVRNAIKAFVSEGSGGPGRVAEQVAIWKKRIDERS
- the truA gene encoding tRNA pseudouridine(38-40) synthase TruA, whose protein sequence is MSVRNLKLLIAYDGQPFYGWQVQPDRPTVQQHIEEAILAITQEHSRLAGAGRTDTGVHALGQVASFRTPSKIPCERMRPAIQSKLPEEIAIRDVTEVPYDFHAGHHAKWKHYRYLIFNSRIARPHLRHYVTRIAEDLNADIMNEAAQYLVGKHDFRSFESNYPNKATSVRTVKYCRVSRSHHWEMWNSKAEFQSTDSQNAPFVYLDIVADGFLYNMVRTITGTLLKIGMGSWVPDEARRVLEAMDRKQAGPTAPANGLYLMHVEYEREFNAELIQC